Sequence from the Elusimicrobiaceae bacterium genome:
AGCCACCACTGGCGTTGGTATGTGCTGGACTTTAACGGGCGCGTGACGCTCAAACCGCTCGCCGCCTGGATTTTCAGAAGCAGAAGTTTCGCCGTTTTCCGTATAGCCGAAGCGACGTCCGGCATATCGCCCGGCCTGCGCAATAAATTCGTGGAACTGGCGGGCAGGCCCGCCAATCCGCCCGTTTTCTGCGGAGCGGAAACGATAAGCCGGTTTTACCCGGTCAAGACCGGCTCGGCTGTGACCATTGACGACGGCCTTTCGGCCCGGCTCAAAGAAAACGGTTTTGCCGTGCAGCCGGGCGTAAAAGTGGTCACGCCGGGCAGCATCGCCCGCTCGGCGACACTGGACGAAATTTTTTCAACCGGCATGGAAACCGGCCGGCTTAAAAGACGCTAGCGCGCATACGCCCGCGCGCCCGGAGTGACATAGGCATGAAAACCGTAATTTACGCATTTTCAGGAACCGGCAACTCACTTCATGCGGCACAACTGCTGTCCGCCGCGCTGGGAGGCGAAACAAGGCACATTCCGGCGGAACTGAAAGCGGGCAGATTCAGCTGCGAAGCGGAGACCGTCGGCTTCGTCTTCCCGGTTTACTGCTGGGCCGCGCCGGGCATTGTGGAAACTTTCATTGCCGGACTGGAATTTTCCGGCTCGCCGTATATCTTCGCGGTGGCGACCTACGCCGGGTCGAAAGGCTACGCGCTGGGCCACGTGCAGGCCGCGCTGAACCCGAAAGGCGCGAAGCTGGCGGCCGGGTTCGGGTTGAAAATGCCGTCGAATTACCTGCCTTTCCCGCAGGTAAAACCGGCGGAAGAATGCGCCGGACTGCTGAAAAAAGCCGATTCGGAACTGCTTGAAATAGCTGAAAAAGTAAAAATCCGTCATACCGCCCCGGTTGCGCGCGGCTTTTTTCTGCCGGAGCTGTTGCTGCCGCTGCTCCGCAAATTCGTGGTGCATAAAAGTGGCCGCTGGGACACCTCTTTTCACCTTAATTCCGGCTGCAATGGCTGCGGCACATGCGTGAAAGTATGTCCGGCCGGCAATATCGAACTTTCCGGCGGCAGGCCGCGCTGGCGGCACCGGTGCCTCGGCTGCCTCGCCTGTGCCAATTACTGCCCGCAAAAAGCGATCATGATGAACGGTTTTTCGAAAAAAAACCGGTATCACCATCCCGCGATATCCGCTGCGGATATCGAGTCCCAGAAAATCAGGTGAGCGCAAACCGCCGGCCGTGGCCGGCCCTGCCGGTAAGGGGCGACACCCTGCCGCAGGTCCGCCGGGGAAACGGATTCGCCCGATAACAGTGCGCCAATCAGCTCTTGACAGGCTGGTTAATTACGGCTTATAATAAACCAACATTCGCAATTCACCTTTTATCGCTTCCTGTCTTGAACCTGTAACCGGATGTTAAACAGTTTGTCTGCTATGCGGCGCGCGCTGAATCTTCGCAACATAAGTTCAATCGCAGTGCAATCTCCCGTATGAGCTGTTTTTGGCTTCAGCCGGGAAAAAATCGCGGTGTATGTCCGCGCCCGTATTTCCATGTACAGAACTGCAGGAAAGACAATAGCGGTACTGCGCAAACTGGTCCTTGCAGACAAGGGTCAGCTGCTTATGCCCGCCATATTCTTATTGCCGACACTGTGGCTCTTTGTAATACTGCTGTTGGAAACGGCGAAACTGTCGCGCGCCAAAATAAAATACCAGCTCGCCGCGGACGTGGCGGCCACGGTCGAGATGGAGAACTATGCGGATTTTTTCAACCGGACAGCGTATGTGAACGGAGCGTTTCCCTATCGCATCTTCGCGGAAAATTACGAAGACTGCAAGGTATCGAACGGCAACACTGTCGCGCTTGCAAAAAAGTCATTGACCACGCGCGTTTCCGTTTGTCTGCACGATTTGCTGCTGGCTAACGGCACCTATCCCACCTGGGTGAAGGATGATAACCCTCAAGGGGACAACTTCACTAACGGAGCCCGCCTTTATGAAGATATTGACGACGATTTTGTAGACACGCGGAAGAAATGGCTGATCCAGTTTGTAGGCGCGCATGGCTATGGCACACGCACCGGCAACGGCACCTACGACATGCAAAGTTACGACGGCAAGACAAATGTGGACAACTGGAACCGTCCCTATTTCGGCCCTAACGACTGGAAAGAGTATGATTATATGTTCCGGGACCGCAACCATTTTATCGGCGCGGCGAGCCTCGATTGTGTTAACGCGAAAGAATG
This genomic interval carries:
- a CDS encoding EFR1 family ferrodoxin (N-terminal region resembles flavodoxins. C-terminal ferrodoxin region binds two 4Fe-4S clusters.) — its product is MKTVIYAFSGTGNSLHAAQLLSAALGGETRHIPAELKAGRFSCEAETVGFVFPVYCWAAPGIVETFIAGLEFSGSPYIFAVATYAGSKGYALGHVQAALNPKGAKLAAGFGLKMPSNYLPFPQVKPAEECAGLLKKADSELLEIAEKVKIRHTAPVARGFFLPELLLPLLRKFVVHKSGRWDTSFHLNSGCNGCGTCVKVCPAGNIELSGGRPRWRHRCLGCLACANYCPQKAIMMNGFSKKNRYHHPAISAADIESQKIR